TTGAAGCCTCGTCCTATTCGGTTGAGGTGCGAATACGGCAGCACCTTCGCGGCGAGCATTCACGGCTGGTAAAACGATCAGATCCGCCCAGGGACACGGTCGTTCCCACGCCCGGCCGTCCGACCGGGCGTCCGCGCGTCCGGCTCCGCCCGCACAACCGTCCGGTACAGCGCGTCGACCAGCGAAACCATGCTCCGCACGTCGTGGTGCGCCACCGCGTGCGCCCTGGCGAGCGCTCCTCGCCGTTCGCATTCGATCGGATCGGCCAGCGCCCGCGCGACACCGTCGGCCAGCGCCGCCACGTCCCCGGCGGGCACCACCCCCCGCGCCCGCTCCTGCGGCGGCAGGCACTCCCGGGCGCCCGGGACGTCGCTCAGCAGCACCGGCCGACCGGCCGCCATCGCCTCCAGCGGTGCGAGCGCCATGCCCTCCCAGCGCGAGGGCAGCACCACGAGGTCCGCCGCCGCCAGCCAGGGGCGCGGATCCGGCACGTCGCCGACCGCCCGCACCCGGTGCGGCTCGGCCAACCGCCGTACGGTCGCGGCGATCTCCGCCTCCTGCGGCCCCCCGCCGACCAGCGCCAGCCGCGCGGCCGGCACCCGGCGGGCCACCTCGGGCCAGGCGGCGAGCAGGACGTCCTGGCCCTTCTGCCGGCAGAGCCGGCCGACGCAGACGGCGAGCGGGGCCTCCAGGTCGAGGCCGAGCGAGATCCTGGCCGCCCGGCGCTCGGCCGGTGCGTAGTGGCGGACGTCCACGCCGTTGGACACCACCGCCCAGTCGGCCGGCAGCCCGGCCGCCTCGCCGTCGAGCCGCTCCTGCTCGCTCACGCAGAGCACCCGCCGGGCCCAGCGGACCGCGTACCGCTCCCAGCGCCGGGTCGCCGCCGCCAACGGGCCCTCGACCGCGGCGAAGGACCAGGCGTGCGGCTGGAACACCGTGGCCACCGTGCCCCGGACGGCCAGCCGGCCGGCCAACCCGGCCTTGGCGCTGTGCAGATGGAGCACGTCCGGCGCGGCGGCCCGGACGATCCGGCCCAGCCGCCACGCCTCCGCGGCGGTCGACGGGCCCGGCGAGCGACGCGCCTGCCAGCACTGGACCAGGGCCCCCGCGGCGGCGGCCTCCGCGGCCAGCCTGCCCCCTGTCGGGCAGGCCACCAGCACCCGGTGGCCCGCCTCGCGTTGGCCGCGGACCAGATCGACGATGACCCGGGCGACGCCGCCGTCGACGGGCTGGGCGATATGAAGGATCGTCATGGGCACGGCCGCGAGCCTAGGTACGGACGACCCCGCCCGGGGGCCGCCGCCACGCCGCCGGTCCGACGTCCACCCGTACGGCGCGATGCGGCCGTACGGGTGTCCGACCCGCTCGAACGGACTTACCCGTCAACGGGGTTGATCGGTACGTCCGACCGTCAGGCGACCGCGCCGGCCAGGTTGGCGAGCACCTCGTCGTGAATCCGGTTGAGGCCCTTCGGGGCGAAGGTGCGCTCGAAGAAGCCGCCGATGCCGCTCGCACCCTGCCAGGTGGTCTCCACCGTCACGCGGGCACCGCCCTCACCGGCCGCCGACACCGTCCAGGTGATCACCATGCTGGAGTTGGCGTCGGTCTCCACCAGCTTGTCCGGGCTCGGCGCCGAAACGGTGAACAGGCAGTCCCGCACCCGCTTCTCGGTGGCCTGCAGCCGCCAGTGCACCTGGGTGCCCGCGCCGGTGCCGCCGGCCCGCACCTCGTACTCGCTGTACTGCCCGGGCAGCAGCTTCGGGCGGACGTCCCGGTAGTCGGCGAGCGCCTCGTACACCCGCTCGGGGGATGCCTCGTAGACCCGCTCGGTGGTGGCGTACACCTGTCCCATGACCTGCACTCCTCGACTGCTGGACTCCGGTTGCTCCGGCAAGCCAACCACCGGGGCGGCCCGGTACCAAACCCGACCCGGCGGGGCGGCGCGCAGCACGGCCGGTCGGCGCCGGAGCCGGCGACGGGCCGGGGCCCGGGAGGCGCCGGAACCGGCCCGACCGGGCCCCGGCCCGTGACCCCGGAGGTCCGCGCGGAGCGTGACCCGGCGCCATGACCCGGCGCCGTGACCCGGCGCCGTGACCCGCCCGACAATGCGTTCGCGGTGGAGCCGGGCCCCCGGGCTAGAGTGGCCGGTGTGCTCGATCTGGTGACCGCAGTCCGCTACGTCGACCCGCTGCGCGCGGGCGGCTCCGTACCCGGCGTCGTGGAGACCGACGACCTCGGCACGTACGTGGTGAAGTTCTCCGGCGCCGCGCAGGGCCGGAAGGCGCTGGTGGCCGAGGTGATCGTCGGCGAGCTGGCCCGGCGGCTCGGGCTGCGGGTGCCCCCGCTGGTCCTGGTCGACTTCGACCCGGCGGTGGCGGCGCACGAACCCGACGCCGAGATCCAGGACATCCTCCGCGCCAGCGGGGGCCTCAACCTCGGGATGGACCTGCTCCCCGGCGCCCGCGACTTCCGGCCGGGCATGATCGACGTGGATCCGGCCGAGGCCGGCCGGGTGGTCTGGCTGGACGCCCTGACGGCCAACGTCGACCGGACCGTCCACAACCCCAACCTGATGGTCTGGCACGGCCGGCTCTGGCTGATCGACAACGGCGCGGCGCTCGTCTTCCACCACCGCTGGCCGGCCGCCGGCGCGGCCGTCGGCCGCCGCTACGACCTGAGCAGCCACGCCCTCGGCGGCTACCGGCCCGATCTGAGGCGCGCCGACGCCGAACTCGCACCGCTGGTCACCCCCGAGCTGCTGCGCGAGGTGCTGGCCCTGGTGCCGGACGAGTGGCTCACCGACGAACCGGGATTCGACTCCCCCGCCGACCTGCGGGAGGCGTACGTCGGGCACCTCTCCGCCCGGGCCGCCGACTCGGCCGCCTGGCTGCCGGAGGCGTTCACCACCCCCGAGCAGCGGCGCGCGGCCGAGGCCGAGCGGGCGGCCGCCAGCCGGGCGGGCCGTCCGGCCTGGCTCCAGCAGGTGCCCGACCTGCACGGGAAGCCCGCGGTGGAGATCGACGGACGCGGCCACTTCGGCTGACGACCGGGTGGGGAGCGGGCCGACGGCCCGCTCCCCACCCGGTCCGGCCTCCCGCGCTCCGGCCTACCGGAGCGCCGCGGCTCACGCGGGTCGGCGCGTCAGCGGTACGCCGCCTCGGCGGCGCGATGCGTCAGCGGTACCCCACCACGGCGGGTCGGCGGTACCCCGCCTCGGCGGTGCGTCAGCGCCACCACTGGACCGCCTTCCGCGCGTTGATGATGCCCGCGCCGTAGAAGCCGTTGTCGTTCTCACCGCCCTCGCAGGTGGCCGTGTAGGCGCCGGTGCCGCCGGGGTTGTAGACACCGGCCGGGCAGGCGTGCGACTCGGCCTGGTCCAGCAGCATCTTGGTCAGCTCGTCGGGGCTCGCCCACGGGAAGGTGCTGGCGAGCAGCGCGACCACGCCGGTGGTGTGCGGAGAGGCCATCGAGGTGCCCTGCATGTAGCCGTAGCCGCCACCGGTGACGGTGGAGAGCACCCGGCCGTTCTTGTCCGGGGTGTTCGGGATCTGGTAGCGGGCGTCGCCACCCGGGGCGGCCACGCTCACCACGCCCTTGCCGTAGCTGGAGTAGTACGACTTCTCACCGTTGACGCCCACCGAGGTGGTGGCGATCACGCCCGGCAGTTCGGTCGGCAGCGAGGGGCAGCTCTGGTCGATCGGCCTGCCGCCGGGGGTGGTGTCGTCCGGGCTGCTGGTGTCGGTGGTCTTGTGCGCGAGGTCGATGTTCTCGTTGCCCGCCGCCGCGACGTTCAGCACGCCGTTGCGCTGCGAGAACGCGACCGCCCGGCGCACGGCGGTGGTGATGGCCGCCTGGTCCGGGTCGTTCTTGCAGTTGAACATCCACGGGTCGATGTAGTAGCTGTTGTTGGTCACCTTGAAGTGGTGCTCGCCGGCCCAGACGAAGCCGCAGACGGCGTACTCCGGGTAGATGAAGCCGTCGTCGTCCACCACCTTCACCGCGGCGAGCCTGACGTTCGGCGCGATGCCGACGATGCCCTTGCCGTTCTTGGCGGCGGCGATGGTGCCGGCCACGTGGGTGCCGTGCGGGCTGGTGGTCGGCTGCCAGGCCTGCCAGGCGGTGTTCGGCTTGCCGCCGTCGATGCAGGAGACCGACTGCGAGGCGTCGACGTTGGCCGCGAGGTCCTCGTGGGTCGCCTCGATACCGGAGTCGAGCACGCCCACGGTGACGTCGCGGCTGCCGAGCGAGAGCTCGTGGGCCTTGTCCGCACCGATCAGGCGCAGGTCCCACTGGTTGGCCTCCAGCGGTTCGCTGCCGTCCGCGGGAGTGGCGGCGGACGGGGCGGCGGCCTCCACGGTGGCCTCGACGTCGCTCTGCACGACGCCCTTGGTACGGCTCGCGCCGACCGAGTCCACGCCCTTGACGGTACGCAGTTCGGCCGCGAAGGCGGTGTCGGTGGAGCGGGCGATCACCACGCCGATCTGCTCGTAGGAGTAGACCACGGTGCCGCCGAGGTCGGTGATCGCGCGTTCGACCTTCTGCACCTGGCCGTGGTTGGCCTTGGTGTTGACCACGTAGCTGAGCAGCGGTCCGGTCGTGCTCCCCGCCGTCGGAGTGGCCGCGACGGCGGCGCCCGCCGGGAGCGCGAGCGCCCCCGCGGTGGCGAGGGCGAGCCCCGCTGCCAGGCTGGTCCGGCGTATCCGAGACATTCTCATAGGGGTTGACCCTCCCGAGACTCAGATGAACCTGCGGGTTGGCAGGTCCATGGGAATGATCGGGACATTAGTGAACAGACGTTTCAATCCGCAAGGGGCTGACACGGATTCAACACACCACGGGCACGCCGAAAGGGCGCACGGCCTGTGTCGGTCAGGCCGTGCGCCCGGCTTTCGGTGGGGTGACGGGATCAGGCGTTGAACAGATCCCCGTAGGTGGCCATCGCGGTCGCGATGTCCGCCTGCGCCCAGAACCGGTGGTACGTGAACGTCGGGGCGGCCCCGCCGTTCAGGTAGGTCTGGACCTTCGCGAACGACGGGTCGTTCTTGTTGAAGGACCGGATCGACAGGAAGGTGGACGAGGAGTTGATCGGGTCACCGTTGGGCATGGTGCCCGTCCAGCCCGAGGGCACCGAGACGGAGTCGTTGAAGCGGCTGTAGTCCGTCCGGGTCTCCGGGATGGCGATGCCCAGCGCGTCCTGGCTGTTGTTCCACATGCCGTCCAGCAGCTTCTGGGCGGCCGTCTTCGCCGCCGCGTTGCCGGACTTGGCCGAGTAGTACGACAGCAGCTTGGCGAAGGAGCCCGCCACGCCGACGTCCTGGGTGTAGTCGACCACGTTGACGTGCAGGCCCGTGTTGGCGCCCGGCGTCGTCGCGTTCCAGGTGTCGGGCGCCCCGCTCCAGGACAGCGTCGACGGGATCTGGTAGGTGCCGTTGGCGTTGAAGGTGCTCTTGGACAGCGCCCAGGTCACCCACTTGTCCAGAACGGCCTTCGCCTTGGCGTCGCCGCTCGCGTAGTAGTACTCCGCGACCCGCTCCATGCCCCAGGCCTGGAAGCCGAACCACTGGTTGCTCGGCGGGTCGTGGTAGACCGGCGCCTCGTCGTAGTACATCCCGTAGAAGGTGGGCGTACCGGTCGGCGGGGTGGCGTAGCTGCCCTCCCAACTGTTCGTCGCACCACCGGAGATGGCACCCTCACTCGACTGCAGCCACTGGATGAACTCCATCTGGCGGCCCAGGCTGACGGTCCAGTCCGCCTTGCCGGTGGGCGTCTTGGGCGCGAGCGACGCGTCGTTCACCAGGGCGTAGGCGGCCATCGGGTTCTGGTAGCCGCCGTGCGCGGCACTGTCGCCGATCCGCCAGGACCAGCCGGCACTGGTGTCGCTCGCGCCACCCCAGGCGTAGTACCAGGAGAGCAGGTAGTGCGAGGAGTCCTTGCCCGAGCCGGCCGCACAGGTGCTGGCCCCGACGCAGTTGCCGATCTTCTTGAAGTACTTGTCGTACATCGAGTAGCGCAGGTAGTCGCCCATCTTGCCGGCCTTGGCGACCGTGGTGGCGACGGAGGCGCCGTTGCCCTGGGCCTTCGCCCAGGTGTCCGCCCAGTAGGCGGCCTGGATGGCGCGGGCGTCCGCGTCCGGCGCGTCGGTGTACTTCCACTGCTTGGCGTACGAGGAGTCCTTCACGAACAGGTCCAGGTAGCCGTTCTTGCCGCCGTAGGCGAACTTGTCGCAGGTCGGCTGGGGGATGGTCTCCCAGACCGACTCCTGGGCGCCGCGCTGGTAGGTGTTGATGTACGACGGACCGGTGTCGCTCGGGCCGGCCTCGCACTTGCCGGGCGCGTTGCCGTAGCCGTACACGTTGTCGACGTCCTGCAGCCAGTGCATCCCGTAGATGTCGCTGGTGCCGTAGGTGCTGCTCAGCTCGGACGCGATCGGGTCCTGACCCGCCGTCACCGAACTGTCCAGCTGCGCCGGGTAGTCACTTGGCAGCGGGCGCTCGGGGGCGTAGGTCGCGGGCTTGGAGGCGTTGTAGAAGCTGTTGGTGGCCTGATCGGCGTGGGTGGGGATCATGTACGTTTCCATGAGCGTCCACGCCGAGTTGAACTTCGTCCAGTCCTTGGTGACCCGGCCGTACTGGGCCTCCAGCCAGAGCAGGTAGCTGTACGCCTCCGAGGTCGTCTCGTGGCCCTGGTCCGGCGCCTCGACGAGCAGCGTCTCCACCGAGTGGTAGGGGATGCCCTCGGGTGAGAAGTAGCCGTTCGCCGGGTCCTTGATCTTGTTGTAGAGCTGCAGGAAGCGGTCGTTGTACACCCCGCTGGCGGCGGCGAGTTCGGTCACCGTGACGACCGAGGAGCTGTACCCGGGAGCGGTGGAGGTGAAGGTCGCCGAGCCCGTGCCCGCCGCGTCCGCGGTCAGGGTGACGCTCTGCGCGGTCGCCCAGTTGGCCGGGGTGAAGGTCAGGCTCGCACCGCCGGTGACGGACAGCCCGGTGTTGCCGGCGGTCCGCGCGGTGGCGACGGTGACGTTCGCCGTCGGCTGGGCGGAGAGCTTCAGCGCGAACGTGGCGGTCTTGCCCTGGGCGACCGAGACGCTGGTCGGCACGGCCGAGATGGCCGGGCCGGCCGCCACCGTGACGCCTGCCGGGGTGGACTCGCTGCTGGCGCCGGTGCTGTCGTACGCCTTGGCGTACACCGAGTGGCTGCCGGCGGCCGCGCCCGTCCAGGTGAAGCCGTACGGGGCGGTGGTCGAGGTGCCCAGCAGGGTGGTGTTGTCGTAGAACTCGACCTTGCTGATGCTCGCCCCGTCGGAGGCCGTGGCGGTCGCACTGATCGGGATGCTCGCCCCGGCACCGTAACTCGACCCGGGCGTGGGGCTGGTGAGCGTGGTGACGGGCGCCGCGTGGGCACCGGTGCAGCTGACGCCGTTGACCGCGAAGGCGGTCGGCGCGGTGTTGGTGCCGCTGTAGGCGAAGTTCGCGCCCGCGGTGGCCGAACCACCCGGTGCGATCGTCCCGTTGTACGACAGGCTGCTGACGCTGACGTTCTTGCCGGACTGGCTCCAGGTGCCGTTCCAGCCGCTGCCGGAGAGGGTCTGGTTGCCGGTGTACGCGTAGCTCAGCGTCCAACCGCTGATCGCGGCGGTGCCCTTGTTGTTGACGGCGACGTTGGCGGTGAAACCACTGCCCCAGTCGTTGGTCGTGTAGTCGACGGTGCACTGGAGCGAGGCGGCCGAGGCCGGCGCGCCGACCGCCGTGGTCAGACCCGTGGCGAGCAGGGCCAGTGAGACGCCGAGCGAACCGGTGAGGCGGCGTCCGGGTGTCCGGGGGTGCAGGGTGGGAGGTGACAAGACGAGCTCCATCTGGTGGGGGGAAGCGGGTCCTTGCCGTGCATGCGGTGCGGTCGCGGGACGCCGCGACCGGTGGGGCCGAGCCGCTGCGTTCGCGAGGCTGTGGGAGCGCTCCCAAGAATCGGACCGGCCGGGAGAGGTGTCAAGAGGGTGCGCGCGAACCCTCTTCAGTTCCCATCTGGCGGACAAACCCCAAGCCAGAAAAGGCTTATGGATTGTCATGGCAGGCACTGGTCGCTATCTTCCGTGACGGG
The sequence above is drawn from the Kitasatospora sp. NBC_00315 genome and encodes:
- a CDS encoding glycoside hydrolase family 48 protein gives rise to the protein MELVLSPPTLHPRTPGRRLTGSLGVSLALLATGLTTAVGAPASAASLQCTVDYTTNDWGSGFTANVAVNNKGTAAISGWTLSYAYTGNQTLSGSGWNGTWSQSGKNVSVSSLSYNGTIAPGGSATAGANFAYSGTNTAPTAFAVNGVSCTGAHAAPVTTLTSPTPGSSYGAGASIPISATATASDGASISKVEFYDNTTLLGTSTTAPYGFTWTGAAAGSHSVYAKAYDSTGASSESTPAGVTVAAGPAISAVPTSVSVAQGKTATFALKLSAQPTANVTVATARTAGNTGLSVTGGASLTFTPANWATAQSVTLTADAAGTGSATFTSTAPGYSSSVVTVTELAAASGVYNDRFLQLYNKIKDPANGYFSPEGIPYHSVETLLVEAPDQGHETTSEAYSYLLWLEAQYGRVTKDWTKFNSAWTLMETYMIPTHADQATNSFYNASKPATYAPERPLPSDYPAQLDSSVTAGQDPIASELSSTYGTSDIYGMHWLQDVDNVYGYGNAPGKCEAGPSDTGPSYINTYQRGAQESVWETIPQPTCDKFAYGGKNGYLDLFVKDSSYAKQWKYTDAPDADARAIQAAYWADTWAKAQGNGASVATTVAKAGKMGDYLRYSMYDKYFKKIGNCVGASTCAAGSGKDSSHYLLSWYYAWGGASDTSAGWSWRIGDSAAHGGYQNPMAAYALVNDASLAPKTPTGKADWTVSLGRQMEFIQWLQSSEGAISGGATNSWEGSYATPPTGTPTFYGMYYDEAPVYHDPPSNQWFGFQAWGMERVAEYYYASGDAKAKAVLDKWVTWALSKSTFNANGTYQIPSTLSWSGAPDTWNATTPGANTGLHVNVVDYTQDVGVAGSFAKLLSYYSAKSGNAAAKTAAQKLLDGMWNNSQDALGIAIPETRTDYSRFNDSVSVPSGWTGTMPNGDPINSSSTFLSIRSFNKNDPSFAKVQTYLNGGAAPTFTYHRFWAQADIATAMATYGDLFNA
- a CDS encoding S8 family serine peptidase; protein product: MRMSRIRRTSLAAGLALATAGALALPAGAAVAATPTAGSTTGPLLSYVVNTKANHGQVQKVERAITDLGGTVVYSYEQIGVVIARSTDTAFAAELRTVKGVDSVGASRTKGVVQSDVEATVEAAAPSAATPADGSEPLEANQWDLRLIGADKAHELSLGSRDVTVGVLDSGIEATHEDLAANVDASQSVSCIDGGKPNTAWQAWQPTTSPHGTHVAGTIAAAKNGKGIVGIAPNVRLAAVKVVDDDGFIYPEYAVCGFVWAGEHHFKVTNNSYYIDPWMFNCKNDPDQAAITTAVRRAVAFSQRNGVLNVAAAGNENIDLAHKTTDTSSPDDTTPGGRPIDQSCPSLPTELPGVIATTSVGVNGEKSYYSSYGKGVVSVAAPGGDARYQIPNTPDKNGRVLSTVTGGGYGYMQGTSMASPHTTGVVALLASTFPWASPDELTKMLLDQAESHACPAGVYNPGGTGAYTATCEGGENDNGFYGAGIINARKAVQWWR
- a CDS encoding SRPBCC family protein gives rise to the protein MGQVYATTERVYEASPERVYEALADYRDVRPKLLPGQYSEYEVRAGGTGAGTQVHWRLQATEKRVRDCLFTVSAPSPDKLVETDANSSMVITWTVSAAGEGGARVTVETTWQGASGIGGFFERTFAPKGLNRIHDEVLANLAGAVA
- a CDS encoding HipA family kinase; the protein is MLDLVTAVRYVDPLRAGGSVPGVVETDDLGTYVVKFSGAAQGRKALVAEVIVGELARRLGLRVPPLVLVDFDPAVAAHEPDAEIQDILRASGGLNLGMDLLPGARDFRPGMIDVDPAEAGRVVWLDALTANVDRTVHNPNLMVWHGRLWLIDNGAALVFHHRWPAAGAAVGRRYDLSSHALGGYRPDLRRADAELAPLVTPELLREVLALVPDEWLTDEPGFDSPADLREAYVGHLSARAADSAAWLPEAFTTPEQRRAAEAERAAASRAGRPAWLQQVPDLHGKPAVEIDGRGHFG
- a CDS encoding glycosyltransferase, which translates into the protein MTILHIAQPVDGGVARVIVDLVRGQREAGHRVLVACPTGGRLAAEAAAAGALVQCWQARRSPGPSTAAEAWRLGRIVRAAAPDVLHLHSAKAGLAGRLAVRGTVATVFQPHAWSFAAVEGPLAAATRRWERYAVRWARRVLCVSEQERLDGEAAGLPADWAVVSNGVDVRHYAPAERRAARISLGLDLEAPLAVCVGRLCRQKGQDVLLAAWPEVARRVPAARLALVGGGPQEAEIAATVRRLAEPHRVRAVGDVPDPRPWLAAADLVVLPSRWEGMALAPLEAMAAGRPVLLSDVPGARECLPPQERARGVVPAGDVAALADGVARALADPIECERRGALARAHAVAHHDVRSMVSLVDALYRTVVRAEPDARTPGRTAGRGNDRVPGRI